One segment of Triticum aestivum cultivar Chinese Spring chromosome 2A, IWGSC CS RefSeq v2.1, whole genome shotgun sequence DNA contains the following:
- the LOC123189310 gene encoding uncharacterized protein isoform X1: protein MQFRESSCCRLDTLHPISDTVTHVRLGAAARGQDLAPSIPIASMLREHRWVQAAVLSSQVEENSAYSWMAHPPATESHLPPPAGHPRVVCGSRPSFGSSEHLRGAPAMQATYLSPISATRSHRLRTASSWILLISLSPTHMRGTDIVSYDSFRHPVVLLPSATPCGIWFKLQDFAIHGVDADFLPYDDDGDFDEAIDLDDDEDEPNPDEFQSHDALSGWSSRTKGVARYLKTLFDEESGRGRKNVVIDHLVNGKSRKEASRMFFETLVLSTKDYIQVEQPIPFGLINVKPVSKLLKTDF from the exons ATGCAGTTCAGGGAGTCTTCCTGCTGCAG ATTGGACACCCTGCACCCAATCTCCGACACTGTAACCCATGTACGCCTCGGCGCTGCTGCTCGCGGCCAGGATCTGGCGCCCAGCATCCCCATCGCCTCCATGTTGCGCGAGCACCGGTGGGTGCAGGCGGCTGTCTTGTCATCGCAGGTAGAGGAGAACTCGGCCTACAGTTGGATGGCACACCCACCAGCGACGGAGAGCCACCTCCCGCCGCCGGCCGGCCATCCCCGAGTCGTCTGTGGCTCTCGCCCTAGCTTTGGATCCAGCGAGCACCTTAGGGGCGCGCCGGCGATGCAGGCCACGTACCTCTCCCCAATCTCTGCAACGAGAAGCCACCGACTGCGGACGGCGAGCTCCTGGATCCTGCTGATCTCGCTGTCCCCAACCCACATGCGTGGCACGGACATCGTTTCCTATGACAGTTTCCGACACCCTGTGGTGTTGTTACCGTCAGCTACACCCTGTGGTATTTGGTTTAAATTACAGGATTTTGCAATTCATGGTGTCGACGCAG ATTTTCTACCCTATGATGATGATGGGGACTTTGATGAGGCaattgatcttgatgatgatgaggatgagccaAATCCTGACGAATTCCAGTCTCATGATGCACTTAGTGGCTGGTCTTCTCGTACCAA GGGTGTTGCAAGATATCTCAAGACTTTATTCGATGAAGAGTCTGGTCGGGGGAGAAAGAATGTTGTCATTGATCATCTGGTAAATGGAAAGTCTCGGAAAGAAGCCTCAAGGATGTTCTTCGAGACCTTG GTCCTTTCGACGAAGGACTACATTCAGGTGGAGCAACCAATTCCCTTTGGTTTAATAAACGTGAAGCCAGTATCCAAGCTCCTGAAGACAGATTTCTAG
- the LOC123189310 gene encoding uncharacterized protein isoform X2 translates to MLREHRWVQAAVLSSQVEENSAYSWMAHPPATESHLPPPAGHPRVVCGSRPSFGSSEHLRGAPAMQATYLSPISATRSHRLRTASSWILLISLSPTHMRGTDIVSYDSFRHPVVLLPSATPCGIWFKLQDFAIHGVDADFLPYDDDGDFDEAIDLDDDEDEPNPDEFQSHDALSGWSSRTKGVARYLKTLFDEESGRGRKNVVIDHLVNGKSRKEASRMFFETLVLSTKDYIQVEQPIPFGLINVKPVSKLLKTDF, encoded by the exons ATGTTGCGCGAGCACCGGTGGGTGCAGGCGGCTGTCTTGTCATCGCAGGTAGAGGAGAACTCGGCCTACAGTTGGATGGCACACCCACCAGCGACGGAGAGCCACCTCCCGCCGCCGGCCGGCCATCCCCGAGTCGTCTGTGGCTCTCGCCCTAGCTTTGGATCCAGCGAGCACCTTAGGGGCGCGCCGGCGATGCAGGCCACGTACCTCTCCCCAATCTCTGCAACGAGAAGCCACCGACTGCGGACGGCGAGCTCCTGGATCCTGCTGATCTCGCTGTCCCCAACCCACATGCGTGGCACGGACATCGTTTCCTATGACAGTTTCCGACACCCTGTGGTGTTGTTACCGTCAGCTACACCCTGTGGTATTTGGTTTAAATTACAGGATTTTGCAATTCATGGTGTCGACGCAG ATTTTCTACCCTATGATGATGATGGGGACTTTGATGAGGCaattgatcttgatgatgatgaggatgagccaAATCCTGACGAATTCCAGTCTCATGATGCACTTAGTGGCTGGTCTTCTCGTACCAA GGGTGTTGCAAGATATCTCAAGACTTTATTCGATGAAGAGTCTGGTCGGGGGAGAAAGAATGTTGTCATTGATCATCTGGTAAATGGAAAGTCTCGGAAAGAAGCCTCAAGGATGTTCTTCGAGACCTTG GTCCTTTCGACGAAGGACTACATTCAGGTGGAGCAACCAATTCCCTTTGGTTTAATAAACGTGAAGCCAGTATCCAAGCTCCTGAAGACAGATTTCTAG